One window of Delphinus delphis chromosome 12, mDelDel1.2, whole genome shotgun sequence genomic DNA carries:
- the LOC132435597 gene encoding interleukin-36 gamma — protein MDEPRTGECFDLNQQAWILKGHTLVTAPLSNSVTPVTVTVMPCKNPGSVEEDRGVPIYLGIENPEMCLYCEDIGGQPKLQLKDQKILDLYNQPEPMEPFLFYHGRTGSTSTFESVAFPDWFIASSEQGQPIFLTSNPGKMYSTAFRIDLRI, from the exons ATGGATGAGCCTCGGACTGGAGAATGCTTTGACTTGAATCAGCAGGCGTGGATCCTTAAGGGTCACACCCTCGTGACAGCTCCACTGAGCAACAGTGTGACTCCAG TCACTGTCACTGTCATGCCATGCAAGAATCCAGGCTCTGTTGAGGAAGACAGAGGGGTTCCCATTTATTTgggaatagagaatccagaaatgtgTCTGTATTGTGAGGACATCGGAGGACAGCCCAAATTGCAGCTGAAG GACCAGAAAATACTGGATCTGTACAACCAACCTGAGCCCATGGAGCCCTTCCTTTTCTACCATGGCCGGACAGGCAGTACCTCCACCTTTGAGTCCGTGGCCTTTCCCGACTGGTTCATCGCCTCCTCCGAGCAAGGCCAGCCCATCTTTCTCACTTCGAACCCGGGGAAAATGTACAGTACTGCCTTCCGCATAGATTTAAGGATTTAA